GCGGACTCGTCCTTCTTCGGGCGAGCCTTGACGACCATCTGCTGATTGAAGGTGCGCTTGAAATAGGCTTCAAGCTTGCGGATTTCTTCGGGCTTCAAAACACGTCTCCGTAGCCGTTTAAACTGTGCGGCGCTTCTCGCACGCTGCATTGGCGGGTGTAAACCCCTCGAAGGAGGCTACGCACCGGTTCCCGCATGTCAGATATCGAAGCTGGCAAGGATCTGGTCCATCTGGCGCGACGGCTCGGAACAACCAGCCTCGCCCACCACCTTTGCCGGCACGCCGGCCACGGTCGATTTCGGCGGCACCGGTTTCAGCACGACCGAACCGGCAGCAACGCGCGAGCAGTGCCCGATATGGATATTGCCGAGGATTTTCGCTCCGGCGCCGATCAGGACGCCATCTGCGATCTTCGGATGGCGATCGCTGCCCTCCTTGCCCGTGCCGCCAAGCGTCACGCCGTGCAGGATCGAGACGTTATCGCCGATGACGGCCGTCTCGCCGACAACGAGGCCGGTCGCATGGTCAAGGAAGATGCCGCGGCCGATGCGGGCAGCGGGGTTGATGTCCGTCTGGAACACGCTGGACGCGCGGCTCTGCAGGTAGAAGGCGAAATCCTTGCGGCCGCGCTTCAACAGCCAATGGGCCAGGCGATGCGTCTGGATCGCGTGGAACCCCTTGAAATAGAGCACTGGCTCGAGGAATCGGGTGCAGGCGGGGTCGCGGTCGTAGACGGCCTGGATATCGACACGCAGGATGGTGCCCCATTCCGGCCAGTCCTCGAGCATTTCAGAAAAGGTCTGGCGCAAAAGGTTCGCCTGCAGATCCGGGTGATCCAGCCTTTCGCAGATGCGGTAGATCACGCTTTCTTCGAGGGAATGCTGGTTGACCACAGTGGAATAGAGGAAGGCCGCGAGCATGGGGTCTTGCTCGGCGGCGACCCGGGCTTCTTCGCGCAGGCTATTCCAGATCGGGTCTATAACTTTCAGCGCTTCTGCCTGGCGAAGTTCGGTCTTGGCGACCATCGTCGCTCTCCTTCCTTGTCCGTGCCTGCCATTACTATAGGGGAAATCAGGCGTGACTTAAATGGCGTCTGGCGGCGACAACGATACGCTAGATGCGATCGATCTCCGCCAGAAATTCGAGCACCGCTTTCTTGAAAACCCGATCGCCGACGGCGAGCATATGGTCGCGGCCGGGAATGTCGAGCGCCCGCGCATGCGGCATCAACGCGGCAAGTTCTTCGGCCGATCCGGCGATGTCATCGATCGTCCCGACGCCGATCAGCGTCGGCTGCTCGATGCGCGCCATATCCTGTGCCGTCAGCAGATCCCGCGAGGTCGAGATACAGGCGGCAAGCGCCTGCCGGTCACTCTTGGTCTGGTCGGCAAAGGCGCGGAACATGCGCCCGCGCGCATGGGTCACGTCGTCGAGCGACGGCGCCACCAAAGCGTCGGCAATCGGATCCCAATCCCCTACCCCCGACACCATGCCGATGCCGAGGCCGCCGAAGACCAGCGAGCGCACGCGGTCGGGATGCGCGAGCGCCAGGAAAGCCGAGATGCGAGCGCCCATCGAATAGCCCATGACATGGGCCTCGGCGATCCCGAGATGCCCAAGCAATGCGGCGGCGTCACCCGCCATCTGCTGAGGCTGGTAGAGTTCCGGGTCGTAGGGCTTGCTGCTCTTGCCATGACCGCGATTGTCGAGCGCGATGACGCGGTAGCCGGCGTCACCCAGCGTCTTCAGCCAGCCCGGGAAAACCCAGTTGACGTTGGCGCTGGATGCAAAGCCGTGAATGAGCAGAACGGGCGCGCCGGACGGGTCGCCCTCGTCGAAGAAGGCGATCTCCAGACCGTCATGATTGAAACGGGAAAACGGCGGCGGGGTGAGATCCATCTATTCATCCTTGGGCATATCGATCCCGCGCAACCTAGTTCGTCGCCTTGGCGGGCGAAACCCCGCACCGGCAAAAACCACAACTGCGGCAGCTTTGCCGCTACACATTTCCGGCAAAGCTGACTATGGTGCCGCCAAATTTGACCTTCAGACTTGCATTCATCGGAGCATGACATGGCCGGCCACAGCATCCCGCATTTCCAGAACGACGGCGGACATCAGGCAATCGAAATCGGCGTCAAGGAATTCATGTGCACCGGCGCATCCATTCCCTACGATCACCCGCACATCTTCATCGACATGGGTGACGACAACGAGAAGGTCTGCTCCTACTGCTCTACGCTCTATCGCTACAATCCAAAGCTGAAGGGGACCGAAACCAATCCCCCCGGCTGCCTCTTCGCCCATAAAGCCGCCTGATAAGCGACGATGTCGCGCCCCGTCGCGATCATCGGTGCCGGCATCGGCGGCCTCACGGCTGCCCTGTGCCTTGCCCGGCGCGGCTTCTACGTCGATATCATCGAGCGGGCGACGGCACTGACCGAGGTCGGAGCCGGCCTGCAGCTCTCGCCGAACGCCTCCCGTATCCTCATCGAGCTCGGCCTGCTGGCGCAGCTTGAGAGTGTGTGGACGGAGCCCGAGCGCATCGGGCTCGTTGACGGCCGCTCTCTGCGCGCGCTTGCCAGCGTACCGGCCGGGACCTTCGCGCGCCGCCGCTGGCATGCGCCCTATGCCGTTCTCCACCGCGCCAGCCTTCAGAGAATCCTGTTTCAGGCTGTTCAATCCGAACTGCGCTGCCGTCTCCACCTCGGATGCCAGATCGACAAGCCCGGGGACCAGGCGATCGCGGCAGTGACGGGGCGCATGCCGGACGTCGTCATCGGCGCCGACGGCATCTGGTCGCGGCTGCGCGAGACCGTGCCCGCCGCCGGCCGTGTCCGGTTCTCGGGCAATATCGCCTGGCGCATGACGCTTGCAGGCGACGTTGCCGCGGGCGTGCTCAACCGCGGTGAGGTCACCGCCTTCCTCGGCCCGCGCGCCCACCTCGTTGCCTATCCTCTGCGGGAAGTCGGCGGTTTCAATCTCGTCGCCATCATCGAGGGCAAGGAGACCGACGCGATCTGGGTCGGCAAGGATTCGGACGCGCGGCGCCAGGATTGCCTCAACGCCTTTTCCGATTGGAGCCCAGGCATCCGCTCGCTTCTCGATAAGGCCGTGGCGCCCACCTACTGGCCGCTCTGCACCGTCGACGACGGCGCCTGGCAGGATGGGCAAAGGACCGCGCTGATCGGCGACGCGGCCCATGCGATGACGCCCTTTGCGGCGCAAGGTGCGGCCATGGCCATCGAGGACGCATCCGCGCTTGCGGCTTGCCTGTCTGAAAACCTCAGCGTCGCGGATTCCTTGCGGAAATTCGAGGCGCTTCGCAGGCCACGCATCGCGCGCGTCCGCCGCCGTGCGGCCTTCAACCATTTCGCCTATCACGCCCGCGGCCCGGTGCGTATCGGCCGCGACATGGTGTTGAAGCTCAAGGGGCCCGACGCGCTGGCAGCCGACCTCGACTGGCTCTACGGCTACGGGGCGCCGGAACGCTAGGAAGCCGCAGCCCGCTGCAATTTGGCCCGGCTCACCCGGCGAACCTCCCCCAGAAAAGCAAAACGCCGCGGATAACCGCGGCGCCCGTTCCTGTGCTTGTCAGACTGCGTTTGCCGCAGCCAGCCCCGCTTCGATGTCGCGGCGGATGTCCGGCACATCCTCAAGGCCGATCTGCAGCCGGAGAACCGGTCCCTCCGTCGGCGCCAGCGCAACCTTGCGATCGCCGAGACCGACGTGGACTGCGAGGCTTTCGAAGCCGCCCCAGGAATAGCCAAGCCCGAAGAGCCTGAGCGCATCGAGGAAGGCGTGCGCCTTGGCCTTGAAGCGGTCCGGGCTCTCCGCCTTCAGCACGAAGGAGAAGATGCCGCTCGCGCCGGTGAAATCGCGCTTCCAGAGCTCGTGGCCGGGGAAGCTCGGCAGCGCCGGATGCAGCACGCGGGCCACTTCGTCGCGTGTTTCCAGCCACTTCGCCAGTGTCAGTGCGCTCTCCTGGTGCCGCTCCAGGCGGATGCCCATGGTGCGAAGGCCACGCAGGATCTGGTAGCTGTCATCGGGCGAGACGCAGACGCCGAGCGTCACCATCGCCTCCGTCAGGGCCGGCCAGTGCTCGGCATTGGCCGAGACGGTACCGAAGAGCACGTCCGAATGGCCGGACGGATATTTGGTCGCCGCATGGATCGACACGTCGACGCCATGGTCGAGCGGCTTGAAGTAGACCGGCGTCGCCCAGGTATTGTCCATGGTGACGATGCAGCCATGGCGATGGGCGGCATCGGCGATGGCGCGGATGTCCTGCATTTCAAAGGTGTTCGAGCCCGGCGCTTCGGTGTGTACCAAGCGCGTGTTCGGGCGGATCATGCTCTCGATCGCAGCGCCGATCATCGGATCGTAGTATTCGACTGTGACGCCAAGGCGCTTCAGCATCGTGTCGCAGAAATGGCGCGTCGGGAAGTAGACCGAATCGACGATCAAGGCGTGGTCGCCGGCCGAGAGATAGGCGAGGAACGGCACCGTGACCGCCGCCAGCCCCGACGGTACGAGGATCGTTCCGGCGGACCCTTCGAGTTCGTTGATCGCGTCGCAGAGCGCGTCCGTGGTCGGCGTCCCGCGCGTGCCGTAAGTGTACTTCTGCGCCCGCGTCTCCATGGTCTTGGCGTTCGGGAACAGCACCGTGGAGGCGTGCACGACCGGCGGATTGACGAAGCCGAAGTAATCGGAGGGGTTGTTGCCGCTATGGGCGAGACGCGTGTTGATGCCTGCCTTGCCGTTCACATTGCCACTGTCTGCCATTGCTCATTCCGCTTCTAGATTTCGAATGCAAAACTCTTCGAACGAGCCACAATCGCGGTCAAGTGGCAAAAATCATGAAGCGTCGTTTTGACCGTCGCGAGGCCACTTCTGGCGAATTTTCCGCCAGAGCGTGCTCCACACCCCCAAGATCTGCCTAACTTTCTGGCTTGTTTCGAGTTTTTCACATGCAAAACCAGAAAATCGGCGGCCTCTCTTGACCCTCATGGAAATTGAGCATGAGATAGCCGACACTCGCGCCAGGAGGGTGGCGGAGGCTCACCGCGCTAGGAGACGCGACGGTGCAGACGGGAACTAACGACAACAGAAAAAGGTTCTAAAAATGGCAAAAAGAATTCTGACAGCTCTCGTTGGCGCTGCTGTCATGGGGATTGGCACACAGGCGGCTTCGGGCGCTACTCTTGATGACGTCAAAGCCAAGGGCTTTGTCCAGTGCGGCGTGAACACCGGTCTCGCCGGCTTCGCAGCGCCGGATGCTTCGGGCAACTGGAGCGGTTTCGACGTAGACTACTGCAAGGCAATCGCCGCCGCGATCTTCGCGGATGGCAGCAAGGTGAAGTACACCCCGACCTCCGCCAAGGAACGCTTCCCGGCGCTGCAGTCGGGCGAAGTCGACGTCCTTGCCCGTAACACCACCTGGACGATCAACCGCGACACCGCGCTCGGCTTCAACTTCCGCCCGGTCAACTACTATGACGGCCAGGGC
The nucleotide sequence above comes from Ensifer sp. PDNC004. Encoded proteins:
- the cysE gene encoding serine O-acetyltransferase, with product MVAKTELRQAEALKVIDPIWNSLREEARVAAEQDPMLAAFLYSTVVNQHSLEESVIYRICERLDHPDLQANLLRQTFSEMLEDWPEWGTILRVDIQAVYDRDPACTRFLEPVLYFKGFHAIQTHRLAHWLLKRGRKDFAFYLQSRASSVFQTDINPAARIGRGIFLDHATGLVVGETAVIGDNVSILHGVTLGGTGKEGSDRHPKIADGVLIGAGAKILGNIHIGHCSRVAAGSVVLKPVPPKSTVAGVPAKVVGEAGCSEPSRQMDQILASFDI
- a CDS encoding alpha/beta fold hydrolase, whose amino-acid sequence is MDLTPPPFSRFNHDGLEIAFFDEGDPSGAPVLLIHGFASSANVNWVFPGWLKTLGDAGYRVIALDNRGHGKSSKPYDPELYQPQQMAGDAAALLGHLGIAEAHVMGYSMGARISAFLALAHPDRVRSLVFGGLGIGMVSGVGDWDPIADALVAPSLDDVTHARGRMFRAFADQTKSDRQALAACISTSRDLLTAQDMARIEQPTLIGVGTIDDIAGSAEELAALMPHARALDIPGRDHMLAVGDRVFKKAVLEFLAEIDRI
- a CDS encoding zinc-finger domain-containing protein → MAGHSIPHFQNDGGHQAIEIGVKEFMCTGASIPYDHPHIFIDMGDDNEKVCSYCSTLYRYNPKLKGTETNPPGCLFAHKAA
- a CDS encoding FAD-dependent monooxygenase, which gives rise to MSRPVAIIGAGIGGLTAALCLARRGFYVDIIERATALTEVGAGLQLSPNASRILIELGLLAQLESVWTEPERIGLVDGRSLRALASVPAGTFARRRWHAPYAVLHRASLQRILFQAVQSELRCRLHLGCQIDKPGDQAIAAVTGRMPDVVIGADGIWSRLRETVPAAGRVRFSGNIAWRMTLAGDVAAGVLNRGEVTAFLGPRAHLVAYPLREVGGFNLVAIIEGKETDAIWVGKDSDARRQDCLNAFSDWSPGIRSLLDKAVAPTYWPLCTVDDGAWQDGQRTALIGDAAHAMTPFAAQGAAMAIEDASALAACLSENLSVADSLRKFEALRRPRIARVRRRAAFNHFAYHARGPVRIGRDMVLKLKGPDALAADLDWLYGYGAPER
- a CDS encoding cystathionine beta-lyase produces the protein MADSGNVNGKAGINTRLAHSGNNPSDYFGFVNPPVVHASTVLFPNAKTMETRAQKYTYGTRGTPTTDALCDAINELEGSAGTILVPSGLAAVTVPFLAYLSAGDHALIVDSVYFPTRHFCDTMLKRLGVTVEYYDPMIGAAIESMIRPNTRLVHTEAPGSNTFEMQDIRAIADAAHRHGCIVTMDNTWATPVYFKPLDHGVDVSIHAATKYPSGHSDVLFGTVSANAEHWPALTEAMVTLGVCVSPDDSYQILRGLRTMGIRLERHQESALTLAKWLETRDEVARVLHPALPSFPGHELWKRDFTGASGIFSFVLKAESPDRFKAKAHAFLDALRLFGLGYSWGGFESLAVHVGLGDRKVALAPTEGPVLRLQIGLEDVPDIRRDIEAGLAAANAV